A genome region from Tolypothrix sp. PCC 7712 includes the following:
- the cysE gene encoding serine O-acetyltransferase, translated as MLLTDLRTIYERDPAARNWLEVLFCYPGLQALLFHRLAHRLYKIGIPVIPRLISHISRFLTGIEIHPGAVIGKGVFIDHGMGVVIGETAIIGDYALIYQGVTLGGTGKESGKRHPTLGSHVVVGAGAKVLGNIQLGDRVRVGAGSVVLRDVPSDSTVVGIPGRITRQNNLSGDILAHGKVRDVEAEAIRALFERVKSLDKQLEQLQAESNLSPIHVHIPEPHPSTTESDRVIEDFLDGAGI; from the coding sequence ATGTTGCTAACTGATTTGCGAACAATTTATGAGCGCGATCCCGCCGCTCGTAACTGGCTAGAGGTATTGTTTTGTTACCCTGGGCTGCAAGCCTTGCTCTTCCATCGCCTAGCCCACAGGCTCTATAAAATTGGGATTCCTGTCATACCAAGATTGATTTCTCATATCAGTCGGTTTCTCACGGGGATTGAAATTCACCCGGGTGCAGTGATTGGTAAAGGTGTATTTATCGACCACGGAATGGGAGTAGTAATTGGTGAGACAGCAATCATCGGTGATTATGCCCTGATTTACCAAGGCGTAACCCTTGGTGGGACAGGAAAAGAAAGCGGTAAGCGTCATCCCACATTAGGTAGCCATGTAGTTGTAGGTGCAGGTGCTAAGGTTTTGGGAAATATTCAATTAGGCGATCGCGTCCGTGTGGGAGCAGGTTCGGTAGTACTGCGAGACGTACCCAGCGATAGTACTGTCGTTGGTATACCCGGAAGGATAACCCGCCAAAACAACCTCAGTGGCGATATTCTCGCTCATGGTAAAGTCCGGGACGTAGAAGCAGAAGCCATCCGCGCCTTATTTGAAAGAGTGAAATCTTTAGATAAACAGCTAGAACAATTGCAAGCTGAATCAAACCTTTCGCCCATTCACGTACATATCCCCGAACCCCACCCCAGTACAACCGAAAGCGATCGCGTCATCGAAGACTTTCTAGATGGTGCGGGAATCTAA
- a CDS encoding PAS domain S-box protein: MASEENSIFSEQIGLIDRVLAASTDHIYISDRNLRYLYASPAGLAALGLEQAQLLGKTWQELGFPADIMEVYDLQRKSVLHTGIAMRGETSFPTVNGVRYYEYVISPIEGNDGEIEAVISTTRDITERQQAEAALRLLTEELEARVTAKTQDLAAINESLRREIAERQRAEQASQESQMRFSALVDAMFEGILMKEQGKIIEANAGFARMFGYTLEEVIGKSATDFLTPESQETLLHHIENQYELPYEITGIKKDGTLIQLEVVGKQSFYQGRSVRISAVRDITERKKAETERNQLLQQLEAERSRLEQVLQQMPLGVAIAEAPSGKQLFHNQEAVRLLRHPILPAQTYQEYIKYGAIHEDGQPYQPQEYPLARSLLSGEVIKGEEIHYRRGDGTFTLLSVSAAPILDQDGQIIATVSAFEDISERKQAEQRLAKESLRIQTLFKTSFDGIVILDKEGKVLDANPRYAAMLGYNCQEIAKLSIFDWDAQCSDAQLQQMMQDCTNYNSGILETQHRRKDGSVYDAEISFNVVEWEGEILRFCVCRDITERKRTEAALRENQIQLQRQLAEIETIYQSAPIGLSVLDQDLRFVRINERLAQMNGLAIDAHIGRTVQELLPNIADAAGQMFRSIFATGEPVLNIEITGETPAQPGVQRTWLESFLPLKDGERIIGISAVCEEITERKQAEQSLQASEATLRLFVQYAPAGIAMFDRDMRYIIASQRWVDSYHLDTVESLIGRSHYEIFPEITENWRQIHQRCLAGASERCDEDLFARANGTQQWINWEIHPWHTATGEIGGIIIFGDDITPQKQAKEALRQSEYLYRTLAHNFPNGGVNIFDRDLRYLLSDGTEIAKVGMTKEQLEGHTLWETVPPETSAVLEPHYRAALAGETTIFELSFGESIYQIHTLPLFNEQGEIFAGLSMSQNITLQKQAEQTLKMARDELELQVQERTKQLLETNAILQKREQEFRTLVENTPDVISRHNRQYCYLYVNPASTQQSGIPVTTYLGKKPADLGYPQEIADFWTASLETVFTTGKMRIHEFRVPHQDEWKVYQTYVVPELGVNGEVESVLTISRDITELREAEESSRTLAEELKRSNQELEQFAYVASHDLQEPLRAVTSFTQMLAKRYQGQLDGKADMYIEFIVDGAIRMQQLVKDLLTYSRAGRYQPRLQSVDCNALLEQVKKDLQITITETQATITADPLPTVLADPTQLSNLLLNLIGNSLKYRSEFSPKVYISAHKNRLPLTEQHFPENCSSLSANSQEEWVFTVQDNGIGIEPQYAERIFGIFQRLHASDEYSGTGLGLAICKKIVERHSGRIWVESQLGQGATFYFTLPIGN; encoded by the coding sequence ATGGCAAGCGAAGAGAATTCTATTTTCTCAGAGCAGATCGGGCTGATAGATCGGGTTTTAGCAGCCTCTACCGATCATATATATATTAGCGATCGCAACTTACGCTATCTTTATGCCAGTCCAGCCGGGTTAGCAGCTTTGGGTTTAGAACAGGCGCAATTGCTGGGGAAAACTTGGCAGGAGTTAGGATTTCCGGCTGACATCATGGAAGTTTACGATCTGCAACGCAAATCTGTATTGCATACGGGAATTGCGATGAGAGGTGAAACGAGTTTCCCCACCGTTAATGGAGTCAGGTACTACGAATATGTGATTTCTCCCATTGAGGGAAATGACGGAGAAATTGAGGCAGTCATTAGTACTACCAGAGACATTACAGAACGCCAGCAAGCAGAAGCAGCATTACGCCTACTAACTGAGGAATTAGAAGCCAGAGTTACAGCTAAAACCCAGGATTTAGCAGCCATTAATGAATCCCTGCGTCGAGAAATTGCAGAACGTCAAAGAGCAGAACAAGCATCTCAAGAAAGCCAAATGCGATTTTCTGCTTTAGTGGATGCCATGTTTGAAGGCATTTTGATGAAAGAGCAGGGGAAAATTATTGAAGCTAATGCTGGGTTCGCCCGAATGTTTGGTTATACCTTAGAAGAAGTAATCGGTAAATCAGCAACCGATTTTCTCACGCCGGAATCCCAGGAAACTTTGTTGCATCATATTGAGAACCAGTATGAACTGCCTTATGAAATTACTGGGATTAAAAAAGATGGCACCCTCATTCAATTAGAGGTAGTAGGTAAACAAAGCTTTTATCAAGGGCGGAGTGTGAGGATTTCGGCAGTACGAGATATTACTGAGCGCAAAAAAGCCGAAACCGAACGCAATCAACTACTACAACAATTAGAAGCGGAACGCAGCCGCTTAGAACAAGTCCTGCAACAAATGCCTTTAGGTGTGGCGATCGCAGAGGCTCCTTCGGGAAAACAACTGTTTCACAATCAAGAAGCCGTCAGACTGTTGCGCCATCCAATATTACCAGCCCAGACTTACCAAGAGTACATTAAATACGGTGCAATTCACGAAGATGGGCAACCTTATCAACCGCAAGAGTACCCCCTAGCCCGTTCGCTGCTTTCTGGCGAAGTCATTAAAGGTGAAGAAATACACTACCGCCGAGGTGATGGCACATTCACCCTGTTATCTGTGAGTGCAGCGCCAATTCTAGATCAAGATGGGCAAATTATCGCCACTGTCAGCGCCTTTGAAGATATTTCGGAGCGTAAACAGGCTGAACAAAGGTTAGCCAAAGAATCTCTGCGGATTCAAACCCTGTTTAAAACCTCCTTTGATGGCATTGTCATTTTAGACAAAGAAGGTAAAGTATTAGATGCCAATCCCCGATATGCGGCAATGTTGGGGTATAATTGCCAAGAAATTGCTAAACTCAGTATTTTTGATTGGGATGCTCAGTGTAGCGATGCCCAGCTACAGCAAATGATGCAAGACTGCACGAATTACAACAGTGGGATTTTAGAAACTCAGCATCGTCGCAAAGATGGCTCAGTCTACGATGCCGAAATTAGCTTCAACGTCGTGGAGTGGGAAGGAGAGATTCTGCGATTTTGCGTTTGTCGAGATATTACCGAACGCAAACGCACAGAAGCAGCCTTAAGGGAAAATCAAATTCAGCTGCAGCGCCAATTAGCAGAAATTGAAACTATCTATCAATCAGCCCCCATTGGCTTAAGCGTTTTAGATCAAGATTTGCGCTTTGTGCGGATTAATGAACGCCTAGCCCAAATGAATGGTTTGGCGATTGATGCACATATCGGTAGGACAGTACAAGAGTTGCTACCTAATATAGCGGATGCAGCAGGACAAATGTTTCGCTCCATTTTCGCAACAGGCGAACCTGTACTCAATATAGAAATAACTGGGGAAACTCCCGCTCAACCTGGTGTGCAACGGACTTGGTTAGAAAGCTTTCTGCCATTAAAAGATGGGGAACGCATTATTGGTATCAGTGCCGTATGTGAAGAAATTACCGAACGCAAACAAGCAGAACAGAGTTTGCAAGCCAGCGAAGCCACTTTACGCCTATTTGTCCAGTATGCACCTGCTGGGATTGCCATGTTTGATCGAGATATGCGCTACATCATAGCTAGTCAACGATGGGTGGATAGCTATCATCTCGATACAGTGGAATCTCTAATTGGGCGATCGCACTACGAAATTTTTCCCGAAATTACCGAGAACTGGCGACAAATCCATCAACGCTGTCTAGCTGGAGCCAGCGAAAGATGTGATGAAGATTTGTTTGCTCGCGCCAATGGCACCCAGCAGTGGATTAACTGGGAAATTCATCCCTGGCATACTGCTACAGGTGAAATTGGTGGCATTATAATTTTTGGTGATGATATTACACCACAAAAACAAGCCAAAGAAGCACTGCGCCAGAGTGAATATTTGTATCGCACCCTAGCTCACAACTTCCCCAATGGTGGAGTTAACATTTTTGACCGTGATTTACGCTATCTGTTATCTGATGGTACAGAAATAGCCAAAGTTGGGATGACAAAAGAACAACTTGAGGGACATACTCTCTGGGAAACCGTACCTCCAGAAACTAGTGCGGTTTTAGAACCACACTATCGAGCTGCATTAGCCGGAGAAACCACAATTTTTGAACTTTCCTTTGGCGAGTCTATTTATCAAATCCATACACTCCCCCTATTCAATGAGCAAGGAGAAATATTTGCAGGTTTATCCATGTCGCAGAACATTACTCTGCAAAAGCAAGCAGAGCAAACACTCAAAATGGCACGGGATGAACTAGAACTGCAAGTTCAAGAACGTACCAAGCAACTGCTGGAAACTAATGCAATTCTGCAAAAACGGGAACAAGAATTTCGGACATTAGTAGAAAATACACCCGATGTCATTAGCCGACATAATCGCCAATATTGTTATCTTTATGTCAACCCTGCTAGTACACAACAGTCGGGAATTCCAGTCACAACCTATCTGGGCAAAAAACCCGCAGACTTAGGCTATCCCCAAGAAATTGCTGATTTTTGGACAGCATCTTTAGAAACTGTCTTTACCACAGGCAAAATGCGAATACATGAATTTCGAGTTCCCCACCAAGATGAGTGGAAAGTTTACCAAACTTACGTAGTCCCAGAGTTGGGAGTAAATGGTGAGGTTGAGTCTGTTTTGACGATTAGTCGCGATATTACTGAACTCAGAGAAGCCGAGGAATCATCCCGAACACTAGCAGAAGAACTGAAACGCTCCAATCAAGAACTAGAACAATTTGCTTATGTCGCCTCTCACGATTTACAAGAGCCACTCAGAGCAGTTACCAGTTTTACACAAATGCTAGCAAAGCGTTATCAAGGACAACTCGATGGGAAAGCAGATATGTATATCGAGTTTATTGTCGATGGCGCAATCCGGATGCAGCAACTCGTCAAAGATTTATTAACCTACTCTAGAGCCGGTCGCTATCAACCAAGGTTGCAATCAGTTGATTGTAATGCCTTACTCGAACAGGTTAAAAAAGATTTGCAAATCACCATTACTGAAACTCAAGCCACAATTACCGCCGATCCTTTACCCACTGTGCTTGCCGATCCCACCCAACTGTCAAATTTGTTACTAAACTTAATTGGCAATTCCTTGAAATACCGTAGTGAGTTCTCTCCAAAGGTATATATTTCTGCTCATAAAAATAGATTACCATTAACAGAGCAACATTTCCCTGAAAATTGCAGCTCACTTTCTGCAAATTCTCAGGAAGAGTGGGTGTTCACTGTTCAAGATAATGGAATTGGCATCGAACCACAGTACGCCGAAAGAATATTCGGAATCTTTCAACGGCTTCATGCTAGTGATGAGTACTCTGGTACTGGCTTAGGATTAGCCATCTGCAAAAAGATTGTAGAACGGCATAGTGGGAGAATTTGGGTAGAGTCGCAACTTGGACAAGGAGCTACTTTTTACTTTACACTTCCCATTGGGAATTAG
- a CDS encoding hybrid sensor histidine kinase/response regulator — MESDMLAVLLVEDNLADVAILTEILQDSEANSWQITHFKRLHLALQQLQDSEFDVILLDLSLPDSQGLDTVIQMQAAVPHLPIVVLTGLPDKKLALEALALGAQDYLVKGQISSQLLVKTVEYAIKRMQILRKEKELSQMRARFISTASHEFRTPLTIIASSTEYLAAYSYRVSQEKQQQHLERIEKAIKHMTQLLDDVLMLNLADLEQLQLNLETLDLVKFCHDLIADFEANIYGQRIVFVATRDHQKLTTLTTKIDQKLIRQILMNLLNNALKYSPPESMINFQITVKDCDIIFQIQDYGVGIPQEDQVNLFQPFQRARNVGTISGTGLGLSIVKRCVDLHKGTITVSSQVSKGTIFTVNIPYIDGDCNLTLN, encoded by the coding sequence ATGGAAAGTGATATGCTGGCGGTCTTGCTTGTAGAAGATAATCTTGCTGATGTTGCAATATTGACAGAAATATTACAGGATAGCGAAGCTAATTCCTGGCAGATTACTCATTTCAAACGACTTCATCTTGCACTCCAACAACTACAAGATAGTGAATTTGATGTAATTCTTTTAGACCTCTCATTACCAGATTCTCAAGGTCTAGATACTGTTATTCAAATGCAAGCAGCAGTTCCACATCTACCAATTGTAGTCCTCACCGGGTTGCCAGATAAAAAACTAGCTCTAGAAGCCTTAGCTTTGGGGGCACAAGATTATTTAGTAAAAGGACAAATTTCATCCCAATTATTAGTAAAAACGGTCGAGTATGCTATCAAGCGGATGCAAATTTTGCGGAAAGAAAAAGAACTCAGCCAAATGCGGGCGCGATTCATTTCTACAGCATCCCATGAATTTCGTACACCTTTAACTATTATTGCCTCCTCCACTGAATACCTAGCAGCCTATAGCTATCGTGTCAGCCAAGAAAAGCAACAGCAACATTTAGAACGCATTGAAAAAGCCATTAAACACATGACTCAGTTGCTTGATGATGTATTGATGCTCAACTTAGCTGACCTTGAGCAGTTGCAGTTAAATCTAGAAACATTAGATTTAGTAAAATTTTGTCATGATTTAATAGCAGATTTTGAAGCCAATATCTACGGGCAGAGAATTGTCTTTGTTGCTACTCGTGATCATCAAAAACTTACAACTTTGACTACTAAGATTGACCAAAAACTTATTCGCCAAATTCTGATGAATCTGTTGAATAATGCTCTCAAATATTCCCCACCAGAGAGTATGATTAATTTTCAAATAACAGTCAAAGATTGTGATATTATTTTTCAAATTCAAGATTACGGAGTAGGTATTCCTCAAGAAGACCAAGTGAACTTATTTCAGCCTTTCCAGCGAGCGCGGAATGTAGGCACAATCTCCGGTACTGGTTTAGGTTTATCAATTGTCAAGCGGTGTGTAGATTTACATAAAGGTACAATTACTGTTAGCAGTCAAGTCAGTAAAGGAACAATATTTACAGTCAATATTCCTTATATTGATGGAGACTGTAATCTCACACTCAATTAA
- a CDS encoding cadmium resistance transporter — protein MSELITTISTAIAAFSATNIDDIVILLLFFAQINPNFRPRHIIFGQYLGFTILIFLSLPGFFGGLILPPNWIGLLGLLPLSIGINSLVNWQEKQAEEVVTAIAESKDSNLAIVASLTVANGSDNISVYVPLFANNNLENLLIIIALFFLLLGVWCYATYQLTHQKIIANFLIHYGNNIVPFVLMGLGAFIVLKSQALSLIKLGASCLCLTILLKNHENA, from the coding sequence ATGAGTGAGTTAATCACAACAATTAGCACCGCAATTGCTGCCTTTAGCGCCACAAATATTGATGATATTGTAATTTTGTTGCTGTTTTTTGCCCAAATTAATCCTAACTTCCGTCCTCGTCATATAATTTTTGGGCAATATTTAGGCTTCACTATATTAATATTTCTCAGTCTTCCTGGGTTTTTTGGAGGCTTAATTTTACCACCAAATTGGATTGGCTTACTGGGCTTACTGCCCCTATCTATTGGTATTAATAGCTTGGTAAATTGGCAAGAAAAACAAGCGGAGGAAGTAGTAACAGCAATTGCCGAATCTAAAGATTCTAATCTTGCAATTGTAGCATCACTGACTGTTGCTAATGGCAGCGATAATATTAGTGTTTATGTACCTTTATTTGCTAACAATAATTTAGAAAATTTACTGATAATTATTGCTCTATTTTTTCTGCTTTTAGGAGTATGGTGTTATGCTACATACCAACTAACCCATCAGAAAATAATAGCGAATTTCTTAATTCACTATGGCAACAACATCGTGCCTTTTGTTCTGATGGGATTAGGTGCTTTTATTGTATTGAAGAGTCAAGCTTTAAGTCTAATAAAGCTAGGTGCAAGTTGTCTTTGTTTGACAATTTTGTTAAAAAATCATGAAAATGCCTAG
- a CDS encoding response regulator, whose protein sequence is MSSHNRLKVLKILLVEDSKSDAVLIAETLSESKFLNQLNIVRDGAEASDYLYRRGKYKDVNRPDLILLDLNLPKKNGRELLAEIKADDNLKTIPIVILTTSSAETDILKSYQLNVNCYLVKPVDLEQFVAVVKSIEHFWLALVELPAHQNS, encoded by the coding sequence ATGTCATCTCACAATCGATTAAAAGTACTCAAAATTTTACTTGTCGAAGATTCCAAAAGTGATGCCGTCTTGATAGCAGAAACTCTGAGCGAAAGTAAATTCCTCAATCAGTTAAATATTGTGCGAGATGGAGCCGAAGCCAGCGATTATTTATATAGGCGCGGCAAATATAAGGATGTCAATCGTCCTGATTTAATTCTGCTAGATTTAAATTTACCCAAGAAAAATGGTAGAGAACTACTAGCAGAAATCAAAGCAGATGACAATCTCAAAACCATACCTATTGTCATATTGACCACTTCTTCGGCTGAAACTGACATTCTCAAGAGTTATCAGCTCAACGTTAATTGCTACCTTGTCAAACCAGTTGATCTGGAACAATTTGTAGCAGTTGTCAAATCAATCGAGCATTTTTGGTTAGCACTTGTTGAGTTACCCGCTCATCAGAATAGTTGA
- the cysK gene encoding cysteine synthase A codes for MRIAKDITQLVGRTPLVQLNKIPQAAGALAQIVVKLESMNPAASVKDRIGVSMVEAAETGGWIEPGKTILVEPTSGNTGIALAMVAAAKGYHLILAMPDTMSQERRAMLKAYGAQLELTPGVEGMRGAIARAEEIVANTPNAYMLQQFRNPANPKVHALTTAEEIWADTDGQVDILIAGVGTGGTITGVSEVLKQRKPNFKAIAVEPTNSPVLAGGKPGPHKIQGIGPGFVPAIYRPDLVDEVIQVSDEQAISYSRRLAKEEGLLSGISAGAALYAALVVAQRPENEGRLIVMVQPSFGERYLSTSLFRDPEESEWLSKV; via the coding sequence ATGCGGATAGCCAAAGATATTACACAGTTAGTCGGACGGACTCCTTTAGTTCAATTAAATAAGATTCCCCAAGCTGCGGGCGCACTTGCTCAGATTGTGGTGAAGCTAGAAAGCATGAACCCAGCTGCTTCTGTTAAAGACAGAATTGGTGTCAGCATGGTGGAAGCGGCGGAAACAGGCGGTTGGATTGAGCCAGGAAAAACCATTTTGGTAGAACCAACCTCCGGTAATACAGGGATTGCTTTGGCAATGGTAGCCGCCGCCAAGGGCTACCATCTTATTCTAGCGATGCCTGATACGATGAGCCAGGAACGCCGCGCTATGCTCAAAGCCTATGGCGCGCAATTAGAGTTAACGCCTGGAGTGGAAGGGATGCGGGGAGCGATCGCTCGAGCGGAGGAAATCGTTGCCAACACGCCTAATGCCTATATGCTGCAGCAGTTCCGTAACCCTGCTAATCCCAAGGTTCATGCTTTAACTACCGCCGAAGAAATTTGGGCTGATACAGATGGACAGGTAGATATCCTCATCGCTGGAGTGGGAACTGGTGGAACGATTACAGGCGTTTCTGAAGTGCTTAAACAACGTAAACCCAATTTTAAAGCGATCGCAGTTGAGCCTACCAACAGCCCTGTCTTAGCAGGTGGTAAACCAGGCCCCCACAAAATCCAAGGAATTGGCCCCGGATTTGTCCCAGCAATTTACCGTCCAGATCTTGTTGATGAAGTGATTCAAGTCAGCGATGAACAGGCGATATCTTATAGCCGTCGGTTAGCCAAAGAAGAAGGATTACTATCAGGTATTTCTGCGGGTGCAGCTTTGTATGCAGCCCTTGTAGTCGCCCAGCGTCCAGAAAATGAGGGACGTTTGATTGTAATGGTGCAGCCAAGCTTCGGCGAACGCTACCTCAGCACCTCATTGTTTAGAGATCCAGAGGAAAGCGAATGGTTAAGTAAAGTCTAA
- a CDS encoding response regulator, whose protein sequence is MDTKASILVIDDEPDNFDVVETLLDGENYQLYYAPSGKQALERLESFHPDVILLDVMMPEMDGMAVCRHIKSDPQWQAVPIIMVTALTDKEDLARSLATGADDFISKPVNGVELRARVNSMLRIKQQYDNLQSLLKLREDMVNMIVHDMRNPLSSIFLSTDILKLPGLTPQKLQRKLEQIAIASQQLQLLIDNLLIMAKLESGKMILNYSEVDIGELCLLAVADVEAITAQKNLNLVTELPKFKDNIKVDASIFRRVLDNLLSNAIKFSPSNSEIILRAEYLELGGVKVQVADAGPGVAKDLRHSIFEKYEIGNFIQNVSQIGLGLAFCKMAIEAHQGSITVEDNHPRGTIFTVFLAKNAQ, encoded by the coding sequence ATGGATACTAAAGCTTCTATTTTGGTAATTGATGATGAACCCGATAACTTTGATGTTGTTGAAACACTACTAGATGGTGAAAATTACCAACTATATTACGCGCCTAGTGGAAAGCAAGCCTTAGAACGCCTCGAAAGTTTTCATCCCGATGTCATCTTACTAGATGTAATGATGCCAGAAATGGATGGCATGGCAGTCTGTCGTCACATCAAATCCGATCCGCAATGGCAAGCTGTGCCAATTATTATGGTGACAGCATTAACCGATAAAGAAGATTTAGCGCGTTCTTTAGCAACTGGTGCAGATGACTTTATTAGTAAACCAGTTAATGGTGTCGAGTTACGCGCTAGAGTGAATTCTATGTTGCGGATTAAGCAGCAGTATGACAACCTGCAATCTTTGCTGAAACTGCGAGAAGACATGGTGAACATGATTGTTCATGATATGCGTAACCCGCTATCCAGTATTTTTCTCTCCACTGATATTCTGAAGTTACCAGGTTTAACACCACAAAAACTGCAACGTAAACTCGAACAAATTGCGATCGCCTCCCAGCAACTACAATTATTAATTGATAACTTGTTAATCATGGCCAAGTTAGAATCTGGCAAAATGATTCTCAACTATTCAGAAGTAGATATAGGCGAGCTGTGTTTGCTAGCTGTCGCTGATGTAGAAGCAATTACTGCTCAAAAAAACTTGAATTTAGTGACAGAATTACCCAAATTTAAAGACAATATCAAAGTTGATGCCTCTATCTTTCGGCGAGTACTAGATAATTTGCTCTCTAACGCCATTAAATTTTCACCTTCCAATTCAGAAATTATTCTGCGGGCAGAGTATTTAGAATTAGGCGGAGTAAAAGTACAAGTTGCTGATGCTGGCCCTGGAGTTGCCAAAGATTTAAGGCACAGTATTTTCGAGAAATATGAGATAGGCAATTTCATACAAAATGTTTCGCAAATTGGTTTAGGATTAGCCTTTTGCAAAATGGCAATTGAAGCACATCAAGGCAGTATAACTGTTGAAGATAATCATCCTCGCGGTACGATATTTACAGTATTTCTCGCCAAAAATGCCCAATAA
- a CDS encoding RrF2 family transcriptional regulator, with the protein MNSQNYALLDLSSKVEYALLALLELASNHSKKVPLTMSEITAKQPIPERYLEQILTNLRRAGVVQSQRGSKGGFILVREPWQITLLEIVTVVEGERKDKDSSASPTLERSLVLEVWEQANTASIQVLNSYTLQDLCQQRETRLQQSPMYYI; encoded by the coding sequence TTGAATAGCCAAAACTACGCTCTCCTGGATCTGTCTTCCAAAGTTGAATATGCTCTGCTGGCACTTTTAGAGTTAGCAAGCAACCACAGCAAAAAAGTTCCTCTCACCATGAGCGAAATCACTGCCAAACAGCCCATACCAGAACGTTATCTCGAACAAATTTTGACCAACCTGCGGCGTGCTGGTGTGGTGCAGAGTCAACGTGGCTCAAAAGGCGGTTTCATTTTAGTTCGTGAGCCTTGGCAAATTACCTTACTGGAGATTGTCACGGTGGTAGAAGGTGAGCGCAAAGACAAAGACAGCTCCGCATCTCCGACTCTGGAAAGGAGTTTAGTGCTGGAAGTTTGGGAGCAAGCTAATACAGCCTCAATACAGGTTTTAAATAGCTATACACTCCAAGACTTATGTCAGCAAAGAGAGACTCGTTTACAGCAGAGTCCCATGTATTACATTTAG
- a CDS encoding cadmium resistance transporter produces MSQLGTAFTEGIIAFAATNIDDILILLLFFSQIDSNFRRRHIFIGQYFGFAAIILASLPGFFGGLVVPREWIGLLGILPIAIGIKHLLEREEDTTEVQTVSHDFTQTSPHNRILAVIWSILHPYTYKVAAVTIANGGDNISIYIPLFAGQSLSSLGVILIVFFVMVAIWCAIAYFLSRHPTIAYILSRYGKHIVPFVLIGLGVFIMYERGTFSLLPWFK; encoded by the coding sequence ATGAGCCAGCTTGGTACAGCTTTTACAGAAGGAATAATCGCTTTTGCAGCTACAAATATTGATGACATACTCATTTTACTGCTATTTTTTTCGCAAATAGATAGTAACTTTCGGCGGCGACATATTTTTATTGGTCAGTATTTTGGTTTTGCGGCGATTATTCTGGCTAGCTTACCAGGATTTTTTGGTGGTTTAGTCGTACCGCGAGAATGGATTGGATTACTGGGAATACTACCAATCGCCATTGGTATTAAGCACTTACTAGAGAGAGAAGAAGATACTACAGAAGTACAAACAGTATCTCATGATTTTACACAGACTTCACCCCATAACCGCATACTTGCTGTTATTTGGAGTATTCTGCATCCTTATACCTATAAAGTTGCAGCCGTGACAATTGCCAATGGTGGCGACAATATTAGTATATATATCCCCTTATTTGCTGGTCAGAGCCTTAGCAGCTTAGGAGTGATTTTAATAGTCTTTTTTGTGATGGTAGCAATTTGGTGTGCGATCGCTTATTTCTTAAGCCGTCATCCTACCATTGCATATATTTTAAGTCGCTACGGCAAGCACATCGTTCCTTTTGTATTGATTGGCTTGGGGGTATTTATTATGTACGAACGCGGTACATTTAGCTTACTACCTTGGTTTAAGTAA